The Candidatus Flexicrinis affinis genome has a segment encoding these proteins:
- a CDS encoding site-2 protease family protein, which yields MLFFLSNISSLPGDVIVTLVVGLLLALLIGMTVHEFAHNYVGDLMGDPNPRRLGKLTLNPMAHIYWPGFLMFVIIGFGILGTAPIAAHRMRNSRYGYLAAVAAGPISNLMVAVVAAIIFRIIVALFDVQYPGIGFYLQTILDQIVLWNLLLFVFNFMPFFPLDGWFVVLALLPAREAIWWERNAQNSQFAFIILLLLGFMTPIDILGMFIGQPVYFLRGILIG from the coding sequence GTGCTTTTCTTCCTGAGCAATATCAGCAGCTTGCCCGGCGACGTGATCGTAACGCTTGTTGTGGGGCTATTGCTCGCGCTATTGATCGGCATGACGGTTCACGAATTCGCGCACAATTACGTGGGCGATCTGATGGGCGATCCCAACCCGCGCCGGTTGGGCAAGTTGACACTCAACCCGATGGCCCACATCTACTGGCCGGGCTTCCTGATGTTCGTCATTATCGGCTTCGGCATCCTTGGCACGGCGCCGATCGCCGCGCACCGCATGCGCAATTCGCGCTACGGCTATCTCGCCGCCGTTGCCGCCGGCCCGATCTCGAATCTAATGGTGGCGGTCGTTGCGGCAATCATCTTCCGCATTATCGTCGCCCTATTTGACGTCCAGTATCCCGGCATCGGGTTCTATCTACAAACGATTCTCGACCAGATCGTGCTGTGGAACCTGCTGCTGTTCGTGTTTAACTTCATGCCGTTCTTCCCATTGGATGGCTGGTTTGTCGTGCTCGCCTTGCTGCCTGCGCGCGAGGCGATCTGGTGGGAGCGCAACGCTCAGAACTCGCAGTTTGCGTTCATCATCCTACTGCTATTGGGGTTCATGACTCCGATCGATATTCTGGGTATGTTCATCGGCCAACCCGTCTACTTCTTGCGAGGCATACTGATCGGATGA
- a CDS encoding DUF951 domain-containing protein: protein MFDLKLNDAVIMRKAHPCGSDRWIVVRVGADIGLRCAGCGRTIQIPHSQFNKQVKRVLPHNERSS from the coding sequence ATGTTTGACCTCAAGCTCAACGATGCGGTGATCATGCGCAAGGCGCATCCGTGCGGCAGCGATCGCTGGATCGTGGTGCGCGTCGGCGCAGATATCGGCCTGCGCTGCGCCGGATGCGGGCGCACCATACAGATTCCCCACAGTCAGTTCAATAAGCAGGTGAAGCGCGTCCTCCCCCACAACGAACGGAGTTCGTGA